Proteins from one Oryza sativa Japonica Group chromosome 12, ASM3414082v1 genomic window:
- the LOC112937435 gene encoding LOW QUALITY PROTEIN: small ribosomal subunit protein uS3m-like (The sequence of the model RefSeq protein was modified relative to this genomic sequence to represent the inferred CDS: deleted 1 base in 1 codon), which yields MEAPAAKKKRLFPRSVTIDSIYYYGKSLYQDVNLRSYFSSIRPPTILTFGFRLGRCIILHFPKRTFIHFFLPRRPLRLKRRDKSRPGKDKGRWWAFGKVGPIGCLHSSEGTEEERNEVRGRGAGKRVESIDREKQNEIRIWPKKMQRYGYHDRSPSRKKNFSKSLRVSGAFKHPKYAGVVNDIAFLIENDGPTSHLLKRTLPAVRPSLNYSVMQYFFNTKNKMHFDPVVVLNHFVAPGVAEPSTMGGAKGGSLDKRIRSRIAFFVESSTSEKKCLARAKKRLIHFIHQANDLRFAGTTKTTISLFPFFGATFFFPRDGVGVYNNPFFEYAREQLLGQLRIKCRNLMGKDKVMELIEKFIYLGRIGKLIKGIEMMIEIILRKRIIPYGYNSYLNEVQKMRSFLSNRTNTNTLIESVKIKSVYQSASLIAQDISFQLGNNPISFRSIFSQIVKDIPLIMPKGVEGIRICCSGRLGGAEIARTECGKYGKTSCNVFNQKIDYALAEVSTRNGISGVKVRISYSQNKKGRAISETYEI from the exons ATGGAAGCCCCCGCCGCAAAAAAGAAGCGGCTCTTCCCACGG TCTGTCACCATTGACTCTATTTATTATTATGGTAAATCATTGTATCAAGATGTCAATCTTAGATCTTATTTCAGTTCGATACGTCCACCTACGATACTCACCTTTGGCTTTCGTCTCGGTAGGTGTATTATTCTACATTTTCCCAAAAGGACATTCATTCATTTCTTTCTTCCCCGTCGACCACTACGACTAAAACGACGCGACAAATCAAGACCCGGAAAGGATAAGGGCCGGTGGTGGGCATTTGGGAAAGTCGGGCCGATCGGGTGTCTTCATTCAAGCGAGGGTACAGAGGAAGAACGAAACGAAGTGAGAGGCCGGGGGGCAGGGAAAAGAGTCGAGTCGATCGACCGGGAGAAGCAAAACGAAATCAGGATTTGGCCGAAAAAGATGCAACGTTATGGATACCATGACCGATCACCATCGAGAAAGAAGAATTTTTCTAAATCACTTCGGGTGAGCGGGGCCTTCAAGCATCCGAAATACGCCGGGGTTGTAAATGACATAGCCTTCCTGATAGAAAATGACGGCCCGACGAGTCATCTACTAAAAAGGACCCTCCCCGCTGTGCGCCCCTCCTTGAATTATTCGGTCATGCAATACTTTTTTAATACAAAGAACAAAATGCATTTCGACCCCGTCGTAGTTCTCAATCATTTCGTGGCACCGGGTGTGGCTGAACCATCTACGATGGGGGGAGCGAAGGGAGGAAGCTTAGATAAGAGAATACGCTCTCGCATCGCTTTTTTTGTAGAAAGCTCGACCAGCGAGAAAAAGTGTTTGGCCCGAGCCAAAAAGAGGTTGATCCACTTCATTCACCAAGCGAATGATCTTCGCTTCGCGGGAACAACAAAAACCACCATCTCGCTCTTTCCTTTCTTCGgtgctacctttttttttccaagggaTGGGGTTGGGGTGTATAATAACCCATTTTTTGAGTATGCCCGGGAACAACTCCTAGGTCAATTAAGGATCAAATGTAGGAACCTCATGGGTAAGGATAAGGTAATGGAATTGATAGAGAAATTCATCTACCTAGGTAGGATAGGCAAATTGATAAAGGGAATAGAGATGATGATAGAGATCATACTGAGAAAGAGGATAATTCCGTACGGGTACAACTCTTATTTGAACGAAGTGCAAAAAATGCGATCTTTTTTGTCTAATAGAACAAACACTAATACCTTAATTGAGTCGGTAAAGATCAAATCTGTTTATCAAAGTGCTTCTCTGATTGCTCAAGACATCTCTTTTCAACTGGGGAACAATCCAATCTCATTTCGTTCCATTTTTAGTCAAATAGTGAAGGATATTCCATTAATAATGCCAAAAGGGGTGGAGGGGATACGTATTTGTTGTTCTGGTCGATTAGGGGGTGCGGAAATAGCTAGAACTGAATGCGGAAAGTATGGAAAAACATCTTGTAATGTATTTAACCAGAAAATCGATTATGCTCTTGCGGAAGTATCCACTCGTAACGGAATTTCAGGTGTCAAAGTGCGGATCTCATATAGTCAAAATAAGAAGGGACGTGCTATATCCGAAACGTACGAAATATAG